Proteins encoded in a region of the Ornithodoros turicata isolate Travis chromosome 3, ASM3712646v1, whole genome shotgun sequence genome:
- the LOC135389107 gene encoding tensin-1-like isoform X11, translating to MMEQVISSCEPKQGYELNHNENREYRPSRRSSPGSRSLERKTSPKRSLERQPSFIMDITYVTEKIIVVTFPESGIDSTYRNNLKEVTHMLRTKHGSKYMVFNLSERRHDLSKLNSQVMEFGWPAHLSPPLERLCSICKSLDSWFRTDSQNVAVLHSKGDKGRIGVVLAAYLHYTSMCASDDKALDRFTMKRFFDDKLYYTMHPSQKRYINYFAELLSGNIKMNSSAPYLHHLILNGIPNFDNKGGCKPFFKIYQGMQPVYTSGVYLATDSSKRVIVSMEPSLQLRGDILIKCYHKKQRPAGRSPIFRLQFHTCTLAGDRVTFTKTDLDDACIDSRFPDDGKIELQFSQRPGDYRGNGSVNDTAMSVDRDPLIKQNSYENFDMAADDSQSDIDDFLESFHVPVSHAEGPLDGNLYATIAKKRAPVTESCRQPQTLHDNTSDVDGPHTISMDSGISSSSGIQVGYGNPSPSGASNPGHPHLSNGTTNGHTSPGTVEVEVHHSPRHNPGHKNPTKTKSRAVQRLNSSELDDLLDGMLREIQSIPDVPVSSRYGTLPRNYGSSPSSTPYTYTTRTSEYPRSGGGQVTTVTTTYRWQDGEDEVDTPFHSREGAQPFTYLDSASPPLRRRAHSESGVELEGLGRHDEGHLGTYRHSSVSPETNGGGSWLQKQQQKLRARREGSWDDRQRRLIAELRTTTAHRSPEPPIDVTDGILATSDHPSSREHSPLKTHNYSTPLHVHTLSTYTQSKPPVHRGLSAPTSPIIPSRTSSKDVTLRRYPQWQQQPVGSTMPVVRQNSDTSFDRERPFVAAKRSHQQARDEVSSGGTSPHHIIASSVVYGYPYCPKKKDANGLASDSELLALLNDPLFQCDTLDTKPPATKALSKLDAEAPKPEEVTQSPSHSPQYIGHSPVAQSTPNRPEDTTDNAGFWSPSAHDGINSPPGTGDRPATPAFPVPPRTPYMNHDSLSGLPPKSPTLSRRRDRSPSPSTLTALQQSLPSSAPMSPTGQSSPSVYFGQSQRSSMVSLSDPGEVISHHPVFVKDTSKYWYKPNISREEAISVLKNKPPGTFIVRDSNSFPGAFGLAVKVATLPANVQHKAGDPSSELVRHFLIEPTAKGVRLKGCANESVYGSLSALVYQHSITPLALPCRLLLPESELGADSNISASTTDNKSVASSLLQQGAACSVLYLCTMDMESLTGPQAVRRAMSELLAIQPAPVPTVVHFKVSSMGITLTDNNRKLFFRRHYALNAISYCGTDPEDRRWTQKNDDSGVTVTLRCFGFVARKPASRTDNQCHLFAEVDPEQPASAIVNFVAKVMDAAGMSAKASMI from the exons AAGCCTCGAACGACAACCCAGTTTTATCATGGATATCACGTACGTGACAGAAAAGATCATTG TGGTGACGTTTCCCGAAAGTGGAATCGATTCCACGTACCGCAACAACCTAAAGGAAGTGACGCATATGCTGCGGACGAAACATGGCAGCAAGTACATG GTGTTCAACCTTTCTGAGAGGAGGCACGACCTGTCTAAGCTTAACAGTCAG GTGATGGAGTTTGGCTGGCCTGCCCATCTTTCACCTCCTCTGGAGCGGTTATGCAGTATCTGCAAGAGCCTCGACTCCTGGTTCCGCACGGATTCACAGAACGTAGCCGTCTTACACTCCAAG GGCGACAAAGGCCGAATCGGCGTTGTCCTGGCTGCATATCTTCATTACACGAGCATGTGTGCCAG TGATGATAAAGCCCTGGACCGGTTTACAATGAAGCGTTTTTTCGACGACAAGCTATACTATACGATGCATCCATCACAAAAAAG GTACATCAACTATTTCGCGGAGCTGCTGTCAGGGAACATTAAGATGAACAGCAGTGCTCCGTACCTGCATCACCTCATCCTCAATGGGATACCCAACTTCGACAACAAGGGAG GCTGTAAACCGTTCTTCAAAATATACCAAGGGATGCAGCCCGTCTATACTTCAGGAGTTTA TCTCGCAACGGACTCCTCTAAACGCGTCATCGTGAGCATGGAGCCCAGTTTGCAGCTCAGAGGAGACATCCTCATCAAGTGCTACCATAAGAAACAGCGACCCGCAGGAAGATCACCCATCTTTCGCCTGCAGTTCCACACCTGCACTCTGGCCGGGGACCGAGTCACCTTCACCAAGACCGATCTAGATGACGCCTGCATTG ATTCAAGGTTTCCCGATGATGGCAAAATAGAGTTGCAGTTTTCGCAAAGGCCGGGCGACTACAGAG GAAACGGATCGGTGAATGACACTGCAATGTCAGTCGACAGGGATCCCTTGATCAAGCAAAACTCGTACGAAAACTTTGACATGGCAGCAGATGACAGCCAAAGTG ACATTGACGACTTTCTGGAATCTTTCCACGTACCAG TGTCGCACGCAGAGGGTCCCCTGGATGGAAACCTTTACGCAACCATCGCCAAGAAACGAGCTCCGGTCACAGAATCATGTCGTCAACCCCAGACGCTGCACGACAATACGAGTGATGTTGACGGCCCGCACACCATCAGCATGGACTCTGGAATATCCTCCTCTTCTGGGATTCAGGTGGGATATGGGAACCCGAGTCCCAGCGGAGCTTCCAATCCCGGTCATCCCCATCTGTCCAATGGCACCACGAATGGTCATACCTCTCCTGGAACTGTTG AAGTCGAAGTCCACCACAGTCCGCGCCACAATCCTGGGCACAAAAATCCGACCAAGACAAAAAGTCGAGCTGTGCAACGTCTCAACTCTTCAGAACTGGATGATCTTCTTGATGGCATGTTGAGGGAGATCCAGTCCATCCCAGATGTTCCAGTTTCATCCCGCTATGGGACACTACCGCGGAACTATGGCTCTTCGCCAAG TTCAACTCCCTATACGTACACAACACGAACGAGTGAGTACCCACGCTCTGGTGGCGGCCAGGTGACGACGGTTACTACGACTTATCGTTGGCAAGATGGCGAGGACGAAGTGGACACACCGTTTCACTCTCGAGAAGGAGCACAACCATTCACGTACCTGGATAGTGCCAGCCCCCCTCTACGAAGGAGGGCACACTCTGAGTCTGGTGTGGAACTAGAGGGTCTTGGAAGACACGACGAGGGACACTTGGGGACTTATCGGCACTCTTCTGTCAGTCCAGAGACAAACGGAGG TGGTTCATGGTTGCAGAAGCAGCAGCAGAAGCTACGTGCAAGGCGCGAGGGATCGTGGGACGACCGACAGCGCCGGCTGATCGCTGAACTGCGTACTACGACTGCCCATCGCAGTCCAGAACCTCCAATTGATGTGACCGATGGAATCCTAGCTACTTCTGACCATCCATCATCCAGAGAGCACTCGCCGCTGAAG ACGCACAATTATTCAACACCATTACACGTGCACACATTGAGCACATACACGCAAAGCAAACCTCCGGTGCATCGCGGACTGAGCGCTCCAACTTCACCCATCATCCCTTCAAGAACAAGCAGCAAGGATGTTACACTAAGAAG GTACCCGCAATGGCAGCAGCAACCTGTTGGGTCAACCATGCCTGTTGTTCGACAAAACTCTGACACATCGTTTGACCGTGAGAGGCCATTTGTAGCCGCTAAACGATCCCACCAGCAGGCTAGGGATGAGGTGTCCTCTGGAGGTACGTCACCCCATCACATCATAGCATCCTCCGTGGTCTACGGTTACCCGTACTGTCCCAAGAAAAAGGACGCCAATGGTCTTGCCTCTGACAGTGAGCTTCTGGCATTGTTGAATGATCCGTTGTTTCAATGTGACACGCTGGACACGAAGCCGCCTGCTACGAAAGCTTTGAGCAAACTGGATGCAG AAGCACCCAAACCTGAGGAGGTTACCCAGAGCCCATCTCACAGCCCTCAGTACATCGGACATTCTCCGGTAGCACAATCCACGCCAAACAGG CCTGAAGACACGACAGATAACGCTGGTTTCTGGTCTCCATCAGCGCATGACGGGATAAATAGCCCTCCTGGAACAGGCGATCGTCCGGCAACACCGGCATTTCCCGTACCACCGCGGACGCCATACATGAATCATG ATTCTTTGAGTGGACTGCCACCCAAAAGTCCTACACTTTCTCG CAGGAGAGACCGCAGCCCATCCCCGTCTACGCTGACTGCACTCCAGCAGAGTCTGCCATCTTCAGCACCCATGAGCCCCACTGGCCAAAGTTCTCCGTCGGTGTACTTTGGTCAATCACAACGTTCGAGTATGGTTTCCCTCTCTG ATCCAGGAGAGGTCATCAGCCACCATCCTGTGTTTGTAAAGGACACGTCGAAATACTGGTACAAGCCCAACATCAGCAGGGAAGAAG CTATCAGCGTGCTGAAAAACAAGCCACCTGGAACATTTATCGTACGGGACAGTAACTCGTTCCCAGGTGCCTTTGGTCTCGCTGTCAAGGTGGCCACATTACCAGCTAATGTACAGCACAAAGcag GCGACCCTTCGAGTGAACTGGTGCGACACTTTCTTATTGAGCCAACAGCAAAGGGTGTGCGACTCAAGGGATGTGCCAATGAATCTGTATATG GAAGCTTGTCCGCATTAGTGTATCAGCATTCAATCACGCCACTGGCTCTTCCTTGCCGACTGTTGTTGCCAGAATCTG AACTTGGAGCAGACTCGAACATCAGTGCGAGCACCACTGACAACAAGAGTGTCGCTTCGAGCCTTCTTCAGCAGGGTGCAG catgcagcgTGCTCTACCTTTGCACGATGGACATGGAGTCGCTCACAGGCCCACAAGCAGTCCGTCGGGCCATGTCAGAGCTCCTTGCTATTCAGCCCGCACCTGTGCCTACTGTTGTCCACTTCAAGGTGTCTTCCATGGGCATTACGCTtaccgacaacaacagaaa GTTGTTTTTCCGGAGGCATTACGCGCTCAACGCGATCAGCTACTGTGGAACAGACCCGGAAGACAGGCGTTGGACGCAGAAGAACGACGATAGTGGTGTGACGGTCACTCTAAG GTGTTTTGGATTTGTGGCTCGTAAGCCAGCCAGCCGTACGGACAACCAGTGCCACCTGTTTGCCGAGGTTGATCCCGAGCAGCCGGCTTCAGCAATCGTCAACTTTGTTGCCAAGGTGATGGATGCAGCGGGAATGTCTGCAAAAGCTAGCATGATCTAG
- the LOC135389107 gene encoding tensin-1-like isoform X9, giving the protein MWGCLGKSRKRKKITIVRSPSPGCRCTCHGGSLQTKVISSCEPKQGYELNHNENREYRPSRRSSPGSRSLERKTSPKRSLERQPSFIMDITYVTEKIIVVTFPESGIDSTYRNNLKEVTHMLRTKHGSKYMVFNLSERRHDLSKLNSQVMEFGWPAHLSPPLERLCSICKSLDSWFRTDSQNVAVLHSKGDKGRIGVVLAAYLHYTSMCASDDKALDRFTMKRFFDDKLYYTMHPSQKRYINYFAELLSGNIKMNSSAPYLHHLILNGIPNFDNKGGCKPFFKIYQGMQPVYTSGVYLATDSSKRVIVSMEPSLQLRGDILIKCYHKKQRPAGRSPIFRLQFHTCTLAGDRVTFTKTDLDDACIDSRFPDDGKIELQFSQRPGDYRGNGSVNDTAMSVDRDPLIKQNSYENFDMAADDSQSDIDDFLESFHVPVSHAEGPLDGNLYATIAKKRAPVTESCRQPQTLHDNTSDVDGPHTISMDSGISSSSGIQVGYGNPSPSGASNPGHPHLSNGTTNGHTSPGTVEVEVHHSPRHNPGHKNPTKTKSRAVQRLNSSELDDLLDGMLREIQSIPDVPVSSRYGTLPRNYGSSPSSTPYTYTTRTSEYPRSGGGQVTTVTTTYRWQDGEDEVDTPFHSREGAQPFTYLDSASPPLRRRAHSESGVELEGLGRHDEGHLGTYRHSSVSPETNGGGSWLQKQQQKLRARREGSWDDRQRRLIAELRTTTAHRSPEPPIDVTDGILATSDHPSSREHSPLKTHNYSTPLHVHTLSTYTQSKPPVHRGLSAPTSPIIPSRTSSKDVTLRRYPQWQQQPVGSTMPVVRQNSDTSFDRERPFVAAKRSHQQARDEVSSGGTSPHHIIASSVVYGYPYCPKKKDANGLASDSELLALLNDPLFQCDTLDTKPPATKALSKLDAEAPKPEEVTQSPSHSPQYIGHSPVAQSTPNRPEDTTDNAGFWSPSAHDGINSPPGTGDRPATPAFPVPPRTPYMNHDSLSGLPPKSPTLSRRRDRSPSPSTLTALQQSLPSSAPMSPTGQSSPSVYFGQSQRSSMVSLSDPGEVISHHPVFVKDTSKYWYKPNISREEAISVLKNKPPGTFIVRDSNSFPGAFGLAVKVATLPANVQHKAGDPSSELVRHFLIEPTAKGVRLKGCANESVYGSLSALVYQHSITPLALPCRLLLPESELGADSNISASTTDNKSVASSLLQQGAACSVLYLCTMDMESLTGPQAVRRAMSELLAIQPAPVPTVVHFKVSSMGITLTDNNRKLFFRRHYALNAISYCGTDPEDRRWTQKNDDSGVTVTLRCFGFVARKPASRTDNQCHLFAEVDPEQPASAIVNFVAKVMDAAGMSAKASMI; this is encoded by the exons AAGCCTCGAACGACAACCCAGTTTTATCATGGATATCACGTACGTGACAGAAAAGATCATTG TGGTGACGTTTCCCGAAAGTGGAATCGATTCCACGTACCGCAACAACCTAAAGGAAGTGACGCATATGCTGCGGACGAAACATGGCAGCAAGTACATG GTGTTCAACCTTTCTGAGAGGAGGCACGACCTGTCTAAGCTTAACAGTCAG GTGATGGAGTTTGGCTGGCCTGCCCATCTTTCACCTCCTCTGGAGCGGTTATGCAGTATCTGCAAGAGCCTCGACTCCTGGTTCCGCACGGATTCACAGAACGTAGCCGTCTTACACTCCAAG GGCGACAAAGGCCGAATCGGCGTTGTCCTGGCTGCATATCTTCATTACACGAGCATGTGTGCCAG TGATGATAAAGCCCTGGACCGGTTTACAATGAAGCGTTTTTTCGACGACAAGCTATACTATACGATGCATCCATCACAAAAAAG GTACATCAACTATTTCGCGGAGCTGCTGTCAGGGAACATTAAGATGAACAGCAGTGCTCCGTACCTGCATCACCTCATCCTCAATGGGATACCCAACTTCGACAACAAGGGAG GCTGTAAACCGTTCTTCAAAATATACCAAGGGATGCAGCCCGTCTATACTTCAGGAGTTTA TCTCGCAACGGACTCCTCTAAACGCGTCATCGTGAGCATGGAGCCCAGTTTGCAGCTCAGAGGAGACATCCTCATCAAGTGCTACCATAAGAAACAGCGACCCGCAGGAAGATCACCCATCTTTCGCCTGCAGTTCCACACCTGCACTCTGGCCGGGGACCGAGTCACCTTCACCAAGACCGATCTAGATGACGCCTGCATTG ATTCAAGGTTTCCCGATGATGGCAAAATAGAGTTGCAGTTTTCGCAAAGGCCGGGCGACTACAGAG GAAACGGATCGGTGAATGACACTGCAATGTCAGTCGACAGGGATCCCTTGATCAAGCAAAACTCGTACGAAAACTTTGACATGGCAGCAGATGACAGCCAAAGTG ACATTGACGACTTTCTGGAATCTTTCCACGTACCAG TGTCGCACGCAGAGGGTCCCCTGGATGGAAACCTTTACGCAACCATCGCCAAGAAACGAGCTCCGGTCACAGAATCATGTCGTCAACCCCAGACGCTGCACGACAATACGAGTGATGTTGACGGCCCGCACACCATCAGCATGGACTCTGGAATATCCTCCTCTTCTGGGATTCAGGTGGGATATGGGAACCCGAGTCCCAGCGGAGCTTCCAATCCCGGTCATCCCCATCTGTCCAATGGCACCACGAATGGTCATACCTCTCCTGGAACTGTTG AAGTCGAAGTCCACCACAGTCCGCGCCACAATCCTGGGCACAAAAATCCGACCAAGACAAAAAGTCGAGCTGTGCAACGTCTCAACTCTTCAGAACTGGATGATCTTCTTGATGGCATGTTGAGGGAGATCCAGTCCATCCCAGATGTTCCAGTTTCATCCCGCTATGGGACACTACCGCGGAACTATGGCTCTTCGCCAAG TTCAACTCCCTATACGTACACAACACGAACGAGTGAGTACCCACGCTCTGGTGGCGGCCAGGTGACGACGGTTACTACGACTTATCGTTGGCAAGATGGCGAGGACGAAGTGGACACACCGTTTCACTCTCGAGAAGGAGCACAACCATTCACGTACCTGGATAGTGCCAGCCCCCCTCTACGAAGGAGGGCACACTCTGAGTCTGGTGTGGAACTAGAGGGTCTTGGAAGACACGACGAGGGACACTTGGGGACTTATCGGCACTCTTCTGTCAGTCCAGAGACAAACGGAGG TGGTTCATGGTTGCAGAAGCAGCAGCAGAAGCTACGTGCAAGGCGCGAGGGATCGTGGGACGACCGACAGCGCCGGCTGATCGCTGAACTGCGTACTACGACTGCCCATCGCAGTCCAGAACCTCCAATTGATGTGACCGATGGAATCCTAGCTACTTCTGACCATCCATCATCCAGAGAGCACTCGCCGCTGAAG ACGCACAATTATTCAACACCATTACACGTGCACACATTGAGCACATACACGCAAAGCAAACCTCCGGTGCATCGCGGACTGAGCGCTCCAACTTCACCCATCATCCCTTCAAGAACAAGCAGCAAGGATGTTACACTAAGAAG GTACCCGCAATGGCAGCAGCAACCTGTTGGGTCAACCATGCCTGTTGTTCGACAAAACTCTGACACATCGTTTGACCGTGAGAGGCCATTTGTAGCCGCTAAACGATCCCACCAGCAGGCTAGGGATGAGGTGTCCTCTGGAGGTACGTCACCCCATCACATCATAGCATCCTCCGTGGTCTACGGTTACCCGTACTGTCCCAAGAAAAAGGACGCCAATGGTCTTGCCTCTGACAGTGAGCTTCTGGCATTGTTGAATGATCCGTTGTTTCAATGTGACACGCTGGACACGAAGCCGCCTGCTACGAAAGCTTTGAGCAAACTGGATGCAG AAGCACCCAAACCTGAGGAGGTTACCCAGAGCCCATCTCACAGCCCTCAGTACATCGGACATTCTCCGGTAGCACAATCCACGCCAAACAGG CCTGAAGACACGACAGATAACGCTGGTTTCTGGTCTCCATCAGCGCATGACGGGATAAATAGCCCTCCTGGAACAGGCGATCGTCCGGCAACACCGGCATTTCCCGTACCACCGCGGACGCCATACATGAATCATG ATTCTTTGAGTGGACTGCCACCCAAAAGTCCTACACTTTCTCG CAGGAGAGACCGCAGCCCATCCCCGTCTACGCTGACTGCACTCCAGCAGAGTCTGCCATCTTCAGCACCCATGAGCCCCACTGGCCAAAGTTCTCCGTCGGTGTACTTTGGTCAATCACAACGTTCGAGTATGGTTTCCCTCTCTG ATCCAGGAGAGGTCATCAGCCACCATCCTGTGTTTGTAAAGGACACGTCGAAATACTGGTACAAGCCCAACATCAGCAGGGAAGAAG CTATCAGCGTGCTGAAAAACAAGCCACCTGGAACATTTATCGTACGGGACAGTAACTCGTTCCCAGGTGCCTTTGGTCTCGCTGTCAAGGTGGCCACATTACCAGCTAATGTACAGCACAAAGcag GCGACCCTTCGAGTGAACTGGTGCGACACTTTCTTATTGAGCCAACAGCAAAGGGTGTGCGACTCAAGGGATGTGCCAATGAATCTGTATATG GAAGCTTGTCCGCATTAGTGTATCAGCATTCAATCACGCCACTGGCTCTTCCTTGCCGACTGTTGTTGCCAGAATCTG AACTTGGAGCAGACTCGAACATCAGTGCGAGCACCACTGACAACAAGAGTGTCGCTTCGAGCCTTCTTCAGCAGGGTGCAG catgcagcgTGCTCTACCTTTGCACGATGGACATGGAGTCGCTCACAGGCCCACAAGCAGTCCGTCGGGCCATGTCAGAGCTCCTTGCTATTCAGCCCGCACCTGTGCCTACTGTTGTCCACTTCAAGGTGTCTTCCATGGGCATTACGCTtaccgacaacaacagaaa GTTGTTTTTCCGGAGGCATTACGCGCTCAACGCGATCAGCTACTGTGGAACAGACCCGGAAGACAGGCGTTGGACGCAGAAGAACGACGATAGTGGTGTGACGGTCACTCTAAG GTGTTTTGGATTTGTGGCTCGTAAGCCAGCCAGCCGTACGGACAACCAGTGCCACCTGTTTGCCGAGGTTGATCCCGAGCAGCCGGCTTCAGCAATCGTCAACTTTGTTGCCAAGGTGATGGATGCAGCGGGAATGTCTGCAAAAGCTAGCATGATCTAG